From the Primulina tabacum isolate GXHZ01 chromosome 3, ASM2559414v2, whole genome shotgun sequence genome, one window contains:
- the LOC142538800 gene encoding uncharacterized protein At4g22758-like, giving the protein MSPKNQRKGAGQEYYMKERYVSEMLPSFNVRDGGGGALEVLSRPRSVPDILDGKRVTGLRFEDVASKGKPSKPTKLLLKVTIERILGPVQVVMSPESSVKDLISAVLLLYVKEGRRPLLPSTDAADFELHYSQFSLESLKVEEKLMALDSRNFFLCRNTAAGIGGAPPTSSCSRAAKKQGLPWLKFMDFDF; this is encoded by the exons ATGTCGCCGAAGAATCAGCGGAAAGGAGCTGGTCAAGAATATTACATGAAGGAGAGGTACGTCTCGGAGATGTTGCCGTCGTTTAACGTCAGAGATGGTGGCGGAGGGGCGTTGGAGGTGTTGTCAAGGCCGAGGAGTGTGCCGGATATTCTGGATGGAAAAAGAGTCACAGGGCTCAGATTTGAGGACGTGGCGTCGAAAGGAAAGCCGTCGAAGCCTACGAAATTGCTGTTGAAAGTGACGATAGAGAGGATCCTCGGCCCCGTGCAGGTGGTGATGTCGCCCGAGTCGTCGGTCAAGGACTTGATTTCTGCGGTGCTGCTGCTGTATGTTAAGGAGGGGCGGCGGCCACTGCTGCCGTCCACCGACGCGGCCGACTTCGAGCTCCATTACTCCCAGTTTTCCTTGGAAA GTTTAAAGGTGGAAGAGAAGCTAATGGCATTGGATTCAAGAAATTTCTTTCTGTGCCGGAATACGGCGGCAGGAATTGGTGGCGCACCGCCCACCTCAAGCTGTTCAAGGGCGGCCAAGAAACAAGGACTACCTTGGCTCAAATTCATGGATTTCGATTTTTGA